A single genomic interval of Fructobacillus americanaquae harbors:
- a CDS encoding APC family permease, protein MKSHKIGLLQLVLLGLGSLIGSGWLFGSWEATRVAGPAAIISWVIGAGVIGVIAYTYIELGTMFPQSGGMSKFAQYTHGSLLGFIASWANWVSLITLIPIEAVAAVQYMSTWPWKWANWTHHFLSNGQITTPGLLVVFGFIAVFTLLNYWSVTLLTRFTSAISFLKIGVPLLTILMLTISSFHPGNYGSTFHQFMPYGTAPIFAATTVSGIIFSFNAFQTIINFGSEVKDPTKDISRGIVISLGIAAILYILIQSTFITAIEPSEIAKFGWHGIDFQSPFADLAILLGLNWLSILLYTDAFVSPFGTGVSFAASTGRVLAAMASDKHIPQYLGKINKKYGIPRMAMVTDAILSMIMVTVFRSWGTLAAVISTATLIAYLTGPVTVMSLRKMAPDFNRPFKSKSMKYMAPLAFVLASLATYWAMWPTTIEVILIIVLGLPFYFFYEWKQGWSMDRAKQQIKGSSWLLWYLVALSIESYIGSHEFNGIGLVKYPLDFVMIIVVALAFYFWGTGSRLVTKHFRRAKKINDTVEVEEPEL, encoded by the coding sequence ATGAAATCTCATAAAATTGGTTTACTACAACTTGTTCTTTTGGGACTAGGATCATTGATTGGTTCTGGTTGGCTGTTTGGTTCTTGGGAGGCAACTCGTGTTGCTGGGCCAGCCGCTATTATCTCATGGGTCATTGGGGCAGGCGTGATCGGTGTGATTGCCTACACCTATATTGAATTGGGAACAATGTTTCCGCAGTCGGGTGGAATGTCAAAGTTTGCCCAGTATACTCACGGATCGCTCTTAGGCTTTATTGCCTCTTGGGCGAACTGGGTATCACTGATTACTTTAATTCCAATCGAAGCGGTGGCAGCCGTTCAATATATGTCAACTTGGCCTTGGAAATGGGCAAATTGGACCCACCATTTCTTAAGTAATGGTCAAATCACGACACCTGGATTGCTTGTTGTCTTTGGCTTTATTGCGGTTTTCACGTTGCTCAACTACTGGTCTGTGACCTTGTTGACTCGCTTTACTTCAGCAATCTCATTCTTAAAAATTGGGGTGCCATTGTTGACGATTTTAATGTTGACCATTTCAAGTTTCCATCCTGGAAACTACGGTTCAACGTTTCACCAGTTCATGCCGTATGGAACAGCACCAATCTTTGCGGCAACAACTGTTTCTGGTATTATCTTTTCTTTTAATGCCTTTCAAACAATTATTAACTTTGGTTCAGAAGTTAAGGATCCAACAAAAGATATTTCTCGAGGAATTGTGATTTCCTTAGGAATCGCAGCAATTTTGTACATCTTGATTCAATCAACCTTTATTACGGCGATTGAACCGTCTGAAATTGCTAAATTTGGTTGGCACGGAATCGACTTTCAGTCACCGTTTGCTGATTTGGCCATCTTACTTGGCTTAAATTGGTTGTCAATCTTGCTGTATACGGATGCCTTTGTTTCACCATTTGGAACCGGTGTTTCCTTTGCGGCCTCAACCGGTCGTGTCTTGGCTGCCATGGCTTCCGATAAGCACATTCCACAATACTTGGGTAAGATTAACAAAAAGTACGGAATTCCACGAATGGCCATGGTGACGGATGCTATCTTGTCAATGATTATGGTAACGGTTTTCCGGTCATGGGGAACTTTGGCGGCTGTTATTTCAACTGCTACCTTGATTGCCTATTTGACGGGACCAGTTACGGTCATGTCATTACGCAAGATGGCACCTGATTTCAATCGACCATTTAAGTCGAAGAGTATGAAGTACATGGCTCCTCTGGCCTTTGTATTGGCCTCATTAGCAACTTATTGGGCAATGTGGCCAACCACAATCGAAGTTATTTTGATTATTGTCTTAGGATTACCATTCTACTTCTTCTACGAGTGGAAGCAGGGATGGTCAATGGACCGCGCTAAGCAACAAATAAAGGGGTCTTCCTGGTTGCTTTGGTACTTGGTTGCTTTGTCAATTGAATCTTATATTGGTTCACACGAATTTAATGGAATTGGCCTGGTGAAGTATCCATTGGACTTTGTGATGATTATTGTCGTTGCTTTGGCCTTTTACTTCTGGGGAACTGGTTCACGTTTGGTTACTAAGCATTTCCGCCGCGCCAAGAAGATTAATGATACAGTTGAAGTCGAAGAACCTGAACTTTAA
- the gntK gene encoding gluconokinase — MDYMIGIDLGTTSTKAVLFDDQNQVVAQSNVGYPLYRDQTDMAEEDLEEIFVAFTNALAAVVRKANLSKGNKITAVSFSSAMHSLIAFDKDWKPLTRVITWADTRAVKYADELKESGQGMEIYQKTGTPIHPMAPLSKLLWLRNDQPDIYKNAAHYLGIKEYLFFRLFGANKMDISIASGTGLFNIFNLDWDEQALSVTGLSKNQLPEPVSPYEYETKMKSDYATVLGLPADTPFVYGAGDGPLSNLGVDAVQPGVAAITIGTSGAIRVVSDKPVIDPKGRTFTYALDKEHWVVGGPVNNGGDVFRWARDNLFDAEKSTAALLGQDAYDLMTEVASKIPAGSDGLLFHPYLGGERAPIWDANARGSFFGLNHSHTRANMIRAVLEGITFNVYMVSLALEEVVGSLKSIQATGGFARSPLWRQMFADIFEQPVTVPQAFESGALAAVVVAQKALGQIDDLYEISKYVGKSNTYQPDPENFEAYRELAPIFIRLSRQLQTEYDNIADFQRKHMK, encoded by the coding sequence ATGGATTATATGATTGGTATCGATTTAGGAACGACCTCGACTAAGGCCGTTTTGTTCGATGATCAAAACCAAGTGGTGGCCCAATCAAATGTTGGTTATCCCTTATATCGGGATCAAACGGATATGGCGGAAGAAGACTTAGAAGAAATCTTTGTCGCTTTTACCAACGCCTTAGCTGCTGTTGTTCGTAAGGCCAACTTGAGTAAAGGAAACAAGATTACAGCTGTTTCCTTCTCATCAGCAATGCACTCATTGATTGCTTTTGATAAAGACTGGAAGCCACTGACACGTGTTATTACTTGGGCCGATACTCGTGCGGTTAAGTATGCTGATGAATTGAAGGAATCTGGTCAGGGGATGGAAATCTACCAAAAGACCGGAACGCCAATTCATCCAATGGCACCTTTGTCCAAGTTACTTTGGCTGAGAAATGACCAGCCAGATATTTACAAGAATGCTGCTCATTACTTAGGCATTAAGGAATATTTGTTCTTCCGTTTGTTTGGTGCAAACAAGATGGATATTTCAATTGCCTCAGGAACTGGCTTGTTCAACATCTTTAATTTGGATTGGGATGAACAAGCTTTGTCAGTAACCGGTTTATCAAAGAATCAGTTGCCTGAACCTGTTTCACCATATGAATATGAAACAAAGATGAAAAGCGATTATGCGACAGTGCTTGGCTTGCCTGCTGATACACCATTTGTTTATGGTGCCGGTGATGGCCCATTGTCAAACCTTGGTGTTGATGCTGTTCAACCTGGTGTCGCAGCAATCACGATTGGAACTTCTGGTGCCATCCGTGTTGTTTCTGATAAGCCCGTTATCGATCCAAAGGGTCGGACATTTACTTATGCCTTGGACAAGGAGCACTGGGTTGTTGGTGGACCGGTTAACAACGGTGGCGATGTCTTCCGTTGGGCCCGCGACAATCTCTTTGATGCCGAGAAGTCAACCGCCGCACTGCTTGGGCAAGACGCTTATGACTTGATGACTGAAGTGGCATCAAAGATTCCTGCCGGTTCAGATGGCCTGCTCTTCCATCCGTACTTGGGTGGTGAACGAGCACCAATCTGGGATGCAAACGCTCGTGGTTCATTCTTTGGTTTGAACCACTCACACACTCGTGCAAACATGATCCGCGCCGTTTTGGAAGGTATTACCTTTAACGTCTACATGGTCTCATTGGCCTTGGAAGAAGTTGTTGGTTCATTAAAGTCCATCCAGGCAACTGGCGGTTTTGCTCGCTCACCGTTGTGGCGACAAATGTTTGCTGATATCTTTGAACAACCAGTGACAGTGCCACAAGCCTTTGAATCGGGTGCGTTAGCTGCGGTTGTTGTTGCCCAAAAGGCCTTGGGTCAAATTGATGATTTGTATGAAATCTCAAAGTATGTTGGTAAGTCAAATACTTACCAACCAGACCCAGAAAACTTCGAAGCTTATCGGGAATTGGCACCAATCTTCATTCGCTTGTCACGCCAATTGCAAACTGAATATGATAACATTGCCGACTTCCAGCGTAAGCACATGAAGTAA
- a CDS encoding APC family permease, which yields MADKSGMGSWFRRADPSAFEQSDAHLKKTLGVKEMLALGVGTIVSTAIFTLPGIVAANHAGAAVSLSFVVAAIVSGLTAFAYAEFASVLPFAGSVYSWANVVFGEVFGWIAGWALLAEYFIAVAFVASGWSANFHQFLANFGLSLPKALNGSFAAGNGGVIDLFSLLAVLIVATLLWKGTNTTAKVENTLVVLKVLVILLFIVVGATAIHPSNYANFIPAHKPGTTFGGWQGISAGASQIFLAYIGFDSIAANSAEAKNPQKTMPRGIIGSLVVATVLFVTVALVMVGMFHYTQYANNAAPAAWALEKAGHPLVSNILSVVALAGMFTAIIGMMLAGSRLLYAFGRDGLLPKVLGDVNGKGLPNNALLVLTVIAVLVGSVFSFNELAGLISAGTLIAFIMVSVGVYALRPREGKDLPVPGFKMPLYPVLPALGALGAFYIFWSLDIQARVYAGFWFILGLLVYLFYGSRHSRLHQ from the coding sequence ATGGCAGATAAAAGCGGAATGGGCTCTTGGTTTAGGAGAGCTGATCCATCAGCATTCGAACAAAGTGATGCCCATCTGAAAAAAACACTGGGTGTGAAGGAAATGTTGGCCTTGGGGGTTGGAACAATTGTTTCCACGGCCATCTTTACCTTGCCAGGAATTGTGGCCGCCAACCACGCCGGTGCAGCCGTTAGTTTGTCCTTTGTGGTTGCTGCGATCGTTTCTGGTTTGACAGCCTTTGCTTATGCGGAGTTTGCTTCTGTTTTGCCATTTGCCGGTTCCGTTTATTCTTGGGCTAACGTTGTCTTTGGTGAAGTTTTCGGGTGGATCGCTGGTTGGGCTTTGCTGGCTGAATACTTTATTGCCGTGGCCTTCGTTGCTTCTGGTTGGTCGGCCAATTTCCACCAATTCCTAGCTAATTTCGGCCTGTCATTGCCAAAAGCCTTGAATGGCTCTTTTGCCGCCGGAAACGGTGGGGTGATTGACCTCTTCTCACTGTTGGCGGTTTTGATTGTGGCCACTTTGCTTTGGAAGGGTACGAACACAACGGCCAAGGTTGAAAATACTTTGGTGGTCTTGAAGGTTTTGGTAATCTTGCTCTTTATCGTTGTGGGGGCCACTGCTATTCATCCTTCAAACTATGCTAACTTTATTCCAGCTCATAAACCAGGAACAACTTTTGGTGGTTGGCAAGGAATTTCAGCGGGCGCTTCACAAATTTTCTTGGCCTATATTGGCTTTGACTCAATTGCTGCTAACTCTGCTGAAGCAAAGAACCCACAAAAGACAATGCCTCGTGGTATCATCGGTTCTTTGGTTGTTGCCACGGTCTTGTTCGTGACAGTTGCCTTGGTTATGGTTGGAATGTTCCATTATACACAATATGCTAACAATGCTGCGCCAGCTGCGTGGGCCTTGGAAAAGGCTGGGCACCCACTTGTATCAAATATTCTTTCTGTTGTTGCCTTGGCTGGAATGTTTACGGCCATTATCGGTATGATGTTGGCTGGCTCTCGTTTGCTATATGCCTTTGGTCGTGATGGTTTGTTGCCAAAGGTCTTGGGTGACGTTAACGGTAAGGGTTTGCCAAACAACGCTTTGTTAGTTTTAACGGTCATTGCCGTTTTGGTTGGTTCTGTTTTCTCATTCAACGAATTGGCAGGTTTGATTTCAGCCGGAACATTGATTGCCTTTATCATGGTTTCTGTTGGAGTTTATGCCTTGCGTCCACGAGAAGGGAAAGATTTGCCAGTACCTGGCTTTAAGATGCCTCTTTATCCAGTTTTGCCTGCTTTGGGTGCCTTGGGTGCCTTTTATATCTTCTGGTCATTGGACATTCAGGCTCGTGTTTATGCTGGCTTCTGGTTCATCTTAGGCTTGCTGGTTTATCTGTTCTATGGTTCACGCCATTCACGCTTGCACCAGTAA
- a CDS encoding gluconate:H+ symporter — MEFVMLFVSILLLLVLITKFKLNTFVSLVITAFVLALLLGMNPSKIPDAVLGAQGMGNILGSNAVIFIFGGMIGRLVADAGGSYRIAKTLIAWFGLKRLQWAVLLASFIIGISMIFGVGMVLLIPIVFAVAIEAGVPLLYLGISMTAALSSAQGFLPPQPAPTAVASQLGANVGLMLIVGLVVSIITAIVAGPVYTKLAQKFAPDAFQFKEHIEAVGEVKEYDLDKSPSFAMSVLTSVFPLIFMIIATVYKLVVSGGKAPANPDMVYRVIDFLANPAVAMTISLVFAIFAMGPGQKRSMKEVETSLTEGLNSVAGILLIVGGGGALRGVLVTSGMSNQIAHLFQSSGSMSPVTIVLFAWAVASLLRIAVGSATVAGITAVGVVNGILAANPHGDLLLVLVALAIGAGSLIASHVNDAGFWIFKEYFDLTVKQTFQIWTVLETVISVTGLIVILIITALFV, encoded by the coding sequence ATGGAATTTGTTATGTTATTCGTGTCCATCTTACTCTTGCTGGTTTTAATCACCAAGTTTAAGTTGAATACCTTTGTATCGTTGGTCATTACGGCCTTCGTTTTGGCCCTCTTATTGGGCATGAACCCATCAAAGATCCCAGATGCCGTTTTGGGTGCCCAGGGAATGGGAAACATCTTGGGATCAAACGCCGTTATCTTCATCTTTGGTGGAATGATTGGCCGTTTGGTTGCTGATGCTGGTGGTTCTTATCGAATCGCTAAGACCTTGATTGCTTGGTTCGGTTTGAAGCGCTTGCAATGGGCTGTTTTGTTAGCTTCCTTTATCATTGGAATTTCAATGATTTTCGGAGTTGGCATGGTTTTGTTGATTCCAATCGTTTTTGCCGTTGCCATTGAAGCGGGTGTCCCATTGCTTTATTTGGGAATTTCAATGACGGCTGCCTTGTCATCTGCACAAGGCTTCTTACCACCACAACCAGCTCCAACTGCTGTTGCCTCACAATTAGGCGCAAACGTTGGTTTAATGTTGATTGTTGGTTTGGTTGTTTCAATCATCACAGCTATTGTTGCCGGCCCTGTTTATACAAAGTTGGCGCAAAAGTTTGCCCCTGATGCTTTCCAATTCAAGGAACACATTGAAGCGGTTGGTGAAGTCAAGGAATACGACTTGGATAAGTCACCAAGCTTTGCCATGTCAGTTTTGACTTCTGTCTTTCCATTGATCTTTATGATTATCGCCACTGTTTATAAGTTGGTGGTTTCAGGCGGCAAGGCCCCAGCTAACCCTGACATGGTTTACCGAGTAATTGATTTCTTGGCAAACCCTGCCGTTGCGATGACGATTTCTTTGGTCTTTGCCATCTTTGCGATGGGACCAGGACAAAAACGTTCAATGAAGGAAGTTGAAACTTCACTGACTGAAGGTTTGAACTCAGTTGCCGGCATCTTGTTGATTGTTGGTGGTGGTGGTGCCTTGCGTGGTGTTTTGGTAACATCAGGTATGTCAAACCAAATCGCACACTTGTTCCAATCATCAGGTTCAATGTCGCCAGTCACAATTGTTTTGTTTGCTTGGGCAGTAGCTTCATTGCTGCGGATTGCCGTTGGTTCAGCCACGGTTGCTGGTATCACGGCGGTTGGTGTCGTGAATGGTATTTTAGCTGCTAACCCACACGGTGATTTGTTACTTGTGTTGGTTGCTTTGGCCATTGGTGCTGGCTCATTGATTGCTTCTCACGTTAATGATGCTGGATTCTGGATCTTTAAGGAATACTTCGATTTGACGGTTAAGCAAACCTTCCAAATTTGGACGGTTTTGGAAACAGTTATTTCTGTAACCGGTTTAATTGTGATCTTAATTATTACAGCACTTTTTGTTTAA
- a CDS encoding MFS transporter — translation MKRLSPFSLVLLLTSFTMSISQSTMTTAYPILMKQFGINAANVQWVTSGFMVAMTLVMPLSPWLLDNIPLKKLLNLIVGVFLIGTLYAMVTPNFLGVVIGRLLEGVAVGALFPTYQAVILENTPKDGRGVAMGTVGLVMGSALAVGPIVSGIVLQWGSWRILFGLFFIVLLVLITTMQSKIENTHKLEPRNFDFLSAFLLIGFAGILYTISVLPATGWNWTLRLILLLSVIFLLTFVIRQWKEETPFLDLRVFKYRGYLPAMLLTGMSYSGLITATVLMPLYFQKVYHLVPVISGLLMIPAAVFLSSMNPRAGLLLEKIGLRPLVLLGSTMMVLGYLDLAVFGTKHMLLAIIGAMLLEGGNAFIMMPAVTAANNALPKHLVSHGTSIITTMRQLIGATSILVASILIGVFIRTTSYGAALNHTAAWFILVPLSGYLLASRIRVQKED, via the coding sequence ATGAAGCGTTTGTCGCCATTTTCATTGGTCTTGTTATTGACATCTTTTACGATGTCAATCTCACAGTCGACGATGACGACAGCCTATCCAATTTTAATGAAGCAGTTTGGAATTAACGCTGCTAATGTCCAGTGGGTGACCTCTGGCTTTATGGTTGCTATGACCTTAGTGATGCCGTTGTCGCCCTGGTTACTAGATAACATTCCGTTGAAAAAATTATTGAATTTAATCGTCGGTGTTTTTCTTATTGGAACGCTGTATGCAATGGTCACACCAAACTTTCTTGGTGTTGTGATTGGTCGCTTACTTGAAGGAGTCGCTGTTGGGGCACTTTTTCCAACTTACCAGGCGGTCATCCTGGAAAATACACCAAAGGATGGCCGTGGTGTGGCGATGGGGACCGTTGGTCTGGTCATGGGTTCAGCACTGGCCGTTGGTCCAATTGTTTCCGGTATCGTTTTGCAGTGGGGATCATGGCGGATTTTGTTTGGTTTATTCTTTATCGTTTTGCTGGTTTTGATTACCACAATGCAATCCAAGATTGAAAATACACACAAATTAGAGCCACGTAATTTTGACTTTTTGTCAGCCTTTCTTTTAATCGGCTTTGCGGGTATCCTCTACACAATCTCGGTTTTGCCCGCCACTGGTTGGAATTGGACATTGAGGCTGATTTTACTACTTTCAGTTATTTTCTTGTTAACGTTTGTTATCCGCCAATGGAAGGAAGAAACACCCTTTTTGGATTTACGGGTTTTCAAGTATCGGGGCTATTTACCGGCCATGTTGCTCACGGGAATGTCTTATTCTGGATTAATTACCGCGACGGTTTTGATGCCGTTGTACTTCCAAAAAGTTTATCATCTGGTACCGGTTATCTCAGGTTTGTTGATGATTCCTGCGGCAGTCTTCTTGTCTTCTATGAACCCACGGGCTGGCCTGTTGCTCGAAAAGATTGGTCTGCGTCCCTTGGTCTTGCTCGGTTCAACGATGATGGTCTTAGGCTACTTGGACTTAGCTGTTTTTGGAACTAAGCACATGTTATTAGCCATCATCGGTGCCATGCTCTTGGAGGGGGGGAACGCCTTCATCATGATGCCAGCGGTTACGGCTGCTAACAATGCCTTGCCTAAGCACCTGGTTTCCCACGGTACATCTATTATTACGACTATGCGTCAGCTGATTGGGGCAACATCGATTTTGGTTGCCAGCATTCTGATTGGTGTGTTTATCAGGACAACTTCGTATGGAGCTGCTTTGAATCACACGGCTGCCTGGTTTATTTTGGTTCCCTTGTCTGGCTACTTATTGGCCAGTCGGATTCGTGTACAAAAAGAAGATTAA
- the udk gene encoding uridine kinase, giving the protein MAKKPLLIGITGGSGSGKTTVSKALITRLSANQPVLLQQDVYYKDQSDKPMSERVKTNYDHPDSIETDRFVADLEKLIDYQAIDIPVYDYAQHTRSSETVHIEPADVIIVDGVLLFNDARVRHLLDLKVFVATDDDIRFIRRLQRDTHERGRTVEGVIEQYLATVKPMHNQFVEPTKRYADIIVPEGGANFVAIDMLMNQAIAMVEKEEQE; this is encoded by the coding sequence TTGGCAAAGAAACCGTTACTAATTGGTATTACAGGTGGGTCTGGCTCTGGTAAGACCACCGTTTCCAAGGCGTTAATCACTCGTTTAAGTGCAAACCAGCCAGTTTTGTTGCAGCAAGACGTTTACTACAAGGACCAATCGGACAAGCCAATGTCTGAGCGGGTTAAAACGAACTATGATCATCCGGATTCGATTGAAACGGATCGATTCGTTGCTGATTTGGAAAAGTTGATTGACTACCAGGCAATTGACATTCCAGTTTATGATTATGCACAGCATACGCGGTCAAGCGAAACGGTACATATTGAACCGGCCGATGTGATTATTGTTGATGGCGTTTTGCTTTTCAATGATGCTCGTGTTCGTCATTTGCTTGATTTGAAGGTCTTTGTTGCTACGGATGACGATATTCGTTTTATCCGCCGTCTTCAACGCGATACGCATGAGCGTGGCCGGACAGTTGAAGGGGTGATTGAGCAATACTTGGCAACCGTTAAGCCGATGCATAATCAATTCGTTGAGCCAACAAAGCGTTATGCAGACATTATCGTACCAGAAGGTGGTGCAAACTTTGTAGCAATCGATATGTTGATGAACCAGGCAATTGCGATGGTTGAAAAAGAAGAGCAAGAATAA
- a CDS encoding substrate-binding domain-containing protein: MAEQKKNATIYDVAEKVGVSLATVSRVVNGNDNVRQSTRDKVLKAIDELGYQPNAVARGLASKKTTTIGVVMPDVTNIFYSELTRGVDDIAQMYQYDALLTNTDDEQDRAVTAIKNLLTKQVDGIIYMGTKLSTPVMSVIQSAGVPIVLAGSVAENEALPSVNIDYVTAFETVTSKLLARGHRRIALVLGSRDRAIDQDFRLVGYQRALQEAGIDYDDQLVFAKARTYEAGQLQAADLMDQNVTAVVAYDDEIAVSVLNYYQDHGYKVPEDLEIVTSNNTNFSIVSRPELSSINQPKYDIGAVAMRMLTKLMNGEKLKETQIKLPYTLISRGSTRTQS; this comes from the coding sequence ATGGCAGAGCAAAAGAAAAACGCAACAATTTATGATGTCGCCGAAAAGGTTGGGGTTTCACTGGCCACTGTTTCCCGAGTTGTTAATGGTAATGATAATGTACGTCAGTCAACCAGAGACAAAGTATTGAAGGCAATCGATGAGCTAGGCTACCAGCCCAATGCGGTAGCCCGTGGCTTAGCTTCCAAGAAAACAACCACGATTGGTGTTGTGATGCCGGATGTGACGAATATTTTTTATTCTGAATTGACTCGTGGTGTTGATGACATTGCCCAAATGTACCAATACGATGCTTTGCTAACGAATACTGATGATGAACAGGACCGGGCGGTTACTGCCATTAAGAACTTGTTAACGAAGCAGGTGGACGGTATTATTTATATGGGAACCAAGCTTTCAACTCCAGTTATGTCAGTGATTCAATCAGCTGGGGTGCCAATTGTCTTGGCTGGATCAGTGGCAGAGAATGAGGCTTTACCATCTGTCAATATCGATTATGTGACCGCCTTTGAAACGGTCACATCAAAGTTGCTCGCCCGCGGCCATCGAAGAATTGCCCTGGTCCTTGGTTCAAGGGATCGAGCAATTGATCAAGATTTTCGTTTGGTTGGTTATCAACGTGCTTTGCAAGAAGCAGGAATTGACTACGATGATCAACTCGTTTTTGCTAAGGCACGGACCTATGAGGCCGGTCAGCTACAAGCTGCGGATTTAATGGACCAGAACGTGACGGCCGTGGTTGCTTACGATGACGAAATTGCTGTCTCCGTCTTAAACTATTACCAGGACCACGGATACAAGGTGCCAGAAGACTTGGAGATTGTGACATCAAACAACACGAATTTTTCAATTGTTTCTCGACCGGAGCTTTCATCAATTAACCAGCCTAAGTACGATATTGGCGCAGTTGCTATGCGAATGTTAACGAAGTTAATGAATGGTGAAAAATTAAAGGAAACACAAATTAAGTTGCCATACACGTTGATTAGTCGAGGATCGACAAGAACTCAATCATGA
- a CDS encoding MurR/RpiR family transcriptional regulator, with translation MPNSIFAKLGQSPSGYNQTESKLITYIKAKPAEAATGTIREMAEETGVSTASISRFVKKIGFASYRDFSVALASYNQRKPPVDLFGEIEDADDTAAITKKVFAGAQNALSMTIDNLTAEKLDQAVKWLTSAKRVGFFGIGGSSIAAFDAYHKFLRTPIDVISHPDYDIQLMQAVKLTPQDTAVVISHSGRNEDTLFVAQKLKDNQVPFIAITSFADSPLAEMANLVFLSLAEEINFRSESMSSLVAQLTIIDTLFTLAGSKLPTQTQHVVDTMRDVIESTRLH, from the coding sequence ATGCCAAATTCAATTTTTGCTAAACTTGGACAAAGTCCATCCGGTTATAATCAGACCGAAAGTAAACTGATTACCTATATTAAAGCCAAACCCGCCGAAGCTGCAACCGGCACCATCCGTGAAATGGCTGAAGAAACTGGCGTATCCACCGCTTCGATTTCTCGTTTTGTTAAAAAAATCGGTTTTGCTTCCTATCGCGACTTTTCGGTGGCTCTCGCCTCTTATAATCAAAGAAAACCTCCAGTCGATCTGTTTGGTGAGATTGAGGATGCCGACGACACTGCCGCTATTACGAAAAAGGTTTTTGCCGGCGCTCAAAATGCCCTTTCAATGACAATCGACAATTTGACCGCCGAAAAATTAGACCAAGCAGTTAAGTGGCTGACCTCGGCAAAGCGCGTCGGCTTCTTTGGCATCGGAGGCTCTTCAATTGCCGCTTTTGATGCCTACCACAAGTTCTTGCGTACCCCAATTGATGTCATCTCACACCCTGATTACGACATCCAATTGATGCAAGCAGTCAAGTTAACGCCGCAAGATACTGCCGTCGTGATTTCCCACTCCGGTCGCAACGAAGATACCCTCTTTGTTGCCCAAAAGCTAAAGGACAATCAAGTGCCCTTTATCGCGATTACTTCCTTCGCTGATTCTCCCTTGGCTGAAATGGCTAATTTAGTCTTTCTCTCTTTAGCTGAAGAAATTAACTTTCGATCAGAATCAATGTCCTCCCTGGTTGCCCAGCTAACCATAATCGACACACTTTTCACCCTTGCTGGATCAAAGTTACCAACACAAACGCAACACGTCGTCGATACCATGCGTGACGTCATCGAAAGCACTCGCCTTCATTAA
- the gnd gene encoding phosphogluconate dehydrogenase (NAD(+)-dependent, decarboxylating), producing MKFAMIGLGKMGLNLVKNAVDNGHEVVAFDLNKDFVAEADAYSDKVEGASSIDDMLAKLPSPKVVWVMVPAGVPTNSTIDTLIEKMDKGDIIIDGGNSNYKDNLEQNKRTTAAGLKFFDAGTSGGMSGARNGGNFMIGGDDAQAWKTIEPLFASIALEDGYLYTGRLGSGHYLKMVHNGIEYGMMQAIAEGFEVLEASQFDYDYEAVAKLWNHGSVVRSWLMELAEEQFAKDPKLSKISGRMHSSGEGKWTVEESLDLEVPAPVIYLSLAMRYRSLQEDTFTGKVVSALRNGFGGHAMDAAK from the coding sequence ATGAAGTTTGCCATGATCGGCCTTGGTAAGATGGGTCTTAACTTGGTTAAGAACGCCGTTGACAATGGTCACGAAGTTGTTGCATTCGACTTGAACAAGGATTTTGTTGCAGAAGCAGATGCTTACTCAGACAAGGTTGAAGGCGCCAGCTCAATCGATGACATGTTGGCTAAGTTGCCATCACCAAAGGTTGTTTGGGTAATGGTACCAGCCGGTGTTCCAACAAACTCAACAATCGATACTTTGATTGAAAAGATGGATAAGGGCGACATCATCATTGATGGTGGAAACTCAAACTACAAGGACAACTTGGAACAAAACAAGCGCACTACTGCAGCTGGTTTGAAGTTCTTTGATGCTGGTACTTCTGGTGGAATGTCAGGTGCTCGTAACGGTGGAAACTTCATGATTGGTGGCGATGACGCCCAAGCATGGAAGACAATCGAACCATTGTTTGCTTCAATTGCCTTGGAAGATGGTTACTTGTATACTGGTCGTTTGGGATCAGGTCACTACTTGAAGATGGTTCACAACGGGATCGAATACGGTATGATGCAAGCCATCGCCGAAGGCTTCGAAGTATTGGAAGCTTCACAATTCGATTACGACTACGAAGCAGTCGCAAAGTTGTGGAACCACGGTTCAGTTGTTCGTTCATGGTTGATGGAATTGGCCGAAGAACAATTTGCTAAGGATCCAAAGTTGTCAAAGATTTCTGGACGGATGCACTCATCTGGTGAAGGAAAGTGGACAGTTGAAGAATCACTTGACTTGGAAGTTCCAGCACCAGTTATCTACTTGTCACTTGCAATGCGTTACCGTTCATTGCAAGAAGACACGTTCACTGGAAAGGTTGTTTCAGCATTGCGTAACGGCTTTGGTGGACACGCAATGGACGCTGCTAAGTAA